Proteins encoded by one window of Winogradskyella sp. PG-2:
- a CDS encoding threonine aldolase family protein, with protein MIIDLRSDTVTKPTKGMLKAMLTAEVGDDVYKEDPSVNALEKRLADMFGMDEALFFPTGSMANQAALKLHTNPGEQVICDKYAHIYNYEGGGASFNSGISCKLIDGYRGMFTAKQAKASINPPDFYHSPLTSLIAIENTTNKGGGACWDFKELEKIRTVADENSLGYHLDGARLWNALSNTNENPKHYGELFDTISVCLSKGLGCPMGSILIGNKNVMNGALRVRKILGGGMRQVGFAAAAGLYALDNHFERLSEDHQKAKEIGEALSELGSIKKVEPIETNIIIFELNNDIDEISFLADLNKSDIHIIGMGSNKLRMVTHLDYTDAMHEKLISVLKTM; from the coding sequence ATGATAATAGATTTAAGAAGCGATACAGTTACAAAACCAACAAAAGGCATGTTAAAAGCTATGTTAACAGCTGAAGTTGGTGATGATGTATATAAAGAAGATCCTTCGGTTAATGCTTTAGAAAAACGATTAGCCGATATGTTTGGAATGGATGAGGCTTTATTTTTTCCAACAGGAAGTATGGCTAATCAGGCAGCTTTAAAACTACATACAAATCCTGGAGAACAAGTAATTTGTGATAAGTATGCACATATCTATAATTATGAAGGAGGTGGTGCTTCGTTTAATAGCGGAATCTCTTGCAAATTAATTGATGGATATCGTGGTATGTTCACCGCAAAACAAGCTAAAGCATCTATAAATCCGCCAGATTTTTACCATAGTCCGTTAACCTCATTGATAGCCATTGAGAATACCACTAATAAAGGAGGTGGTGCGTGTTGGGACTTTAAAGAATTAGAAAAAATTAGAACCGTTGCTGATGAAAATAGTTTAGGTTATCATTTAGATGGTGCACGACTGTGGAATGCACTCAGCAACACAAACGAAAATCCTAAACATTATGGTGAGCTATTTGATACTATTTCAGTTTGCTTAAGCAAAGGTTTGGGCTGCCCAATGGGTTCTATTTTAATAGGTAATAAAAATGTAATGAACGGAGCACTTAGAGTCCGAAAAATATTAGGAGGTGGTATGCGGCAAGTTGGTTTTGCAGCAGCAGCAGGATTATATGCTTTGGATAACCATTTTGAAAGACTTTCTGAAGATCATCAAAAAGCTAAAGAAATAGGTGAGGCGTTAAGTGAATTAGGCTCAATTAAGAAAGTAGAACCTATAGAAACAAATATTATCATCTTTGAATTGAATAATGATATTGACGAAATCAGCTTTTTAGCTGATTTAAATAAGTCGGATATTCACATAATTGGTATGGGAAGCAACAAATTAAGAATGGTAACGCATCTAGATTATACAGATGCTATGCACGAGAAACTTATTAGTGTTTTAAAAACAATGTAA
- a CDS encoding glycosyltransferase family 2 protein has product MKLSILIPMFNAKNYIGNCIDSLLNQDLSQDDYEIIIMDDGSKDNSVEIVKAYIKKHKNISLYQESNSGAFSTRNKLLKLAKGDYIYNLDADDYIVHNCLAIFLNIAESKQLDIIGFDTIETSDLDKLELTKSIDLETVEYITGKELIENYIHYRHEIWWYFIKRDFLIKHNMVFNNNEYNADVMFTLEALIKSEKVGYFPISIHRYVQTENSLMRSTNWEVVRKRIEYLQMMIGNSSQLINTLNTGSNSEVLLENMRYRRDIFTFFNIINMLRNPFSLSYVKSKITVFKSLGAYPINNFNNFKYSGIHYRILLFIINNQSFLNTLFLVKNWFTKSFK; this is encoded by the coding sequence ATGAAGCTTAGTATCTTAATACCAATGTTTAATGCCAAAAACTATATTGGTAATTGTATAGATAGTTTACTTAATCAAGATCTTTCACAAGATGATTATGAGATTATCATCATGGATGATGGGTCTAAAGATAATTCTGTAGAGATTGTTAAAGCATATATTAAGAAACATAAAAATATAAGCCTTTACCAAGAATCTAATTCTGGGGCTTTTTCTACCAGAAATAAACTTCTGAAATTAGCAAAAGGAGATTATATCTACAATCTCGATGCAGACGATTATATTGTCCATAATTGTCTTGCGATCTTTTTAAATATAGCAGAAAGTAAACAATTAGATATTATTGGTTTTGATACAATCGAGACTTCGGATTTAGACAAGTTAGAATTAACAAAATCTATTGATTTAGAAACAGTTGAATATATTACTGGCAAAGAACTTATAGAAAATTACATACATTATCGACATGAGATATGGTGGTATTTTATTAAAAGAGATTTTTTGATAAAACACAATATGGTTTTTAATAATAATGAATATAATGCTGATGTAATGTTTACTTTAGAGGCGTTAATCAAATCGGAAAAAGTAGGTTACTTTCCAATTTCGATACATCGCTATGTTCAAACTGAGAACTCTCTAATGCGCAGCACTAATTGGGAAGTTGTACGAAAGAGAATTGAATATTTACAAATGATGATTGGTAATTCTAGCCAATTAATTAATACCCTTAATACAGGCTCTAATTCAGAAGTTTTATTAGAAAACATGCGTTACAGAAGAGACATATTTACGTTTTTTAATATTATAAATATGTTGAGAAACCCATTTAGTCTGAGTTATGTAAAATCTAAGATTACTGTTTTTAAATCCTTGGGTGCTTATCCAATTAATAATTTCAACAATTTTAAATATAGTGGTATCCATTATCGTATTTTGCTTTTCATTATCAATAACCAATCATTTCTAAACACTTTGTTTTTAGTTAAAAATTGGTTTACAAAATCATTTAAATAG
- a CDS encoding glycosyltransferase, whose translation MRLSIIIPVYNVVKFLPRCLDSILEQDIASDDYEILIIDDGSTDNSFDIANAYSKKYANLKVHSKKNGGVGTARNLGVSYSKGNYIYFIDPDDYLAKDVLKTLLEKIESNDLDIMTFISKRTTDQTLQHSETKKPELGLSSILNGESYIAENNYKNEVWWYIIKREFLLDSKIKFIEGRWMEDAILTARLFLKANRMAHFSIDAHRHLIIEGSAMRNKEPSHYIKVIDDNKNAALVFETLIQSLIKKNANSSCIKRLKTRQQSFIFFLMVRMLKSTINLKQVKTTIYEISKTNAYPLNIFPGNDYQGIRYTLLTRLFNHKRAYYFIFRFFNPILKNKKGVYLLIIIR comes from the coding sequence ATGAGATTGAGTATTATCATACCAGTTTATAATGTGGTAAAATTTCTACCTAGATGCTTGGATAGTATATTGGAGCAGGACATTGCTTCAGATGATTATGAAATTTTAATTATTGATGATGGCTCAACTGATAATAGCTTTGATATAGCAAACGCCTACAGTAAAAAATACGCTAATTTAAAAGTACATAGTAAGAAAAATGGTGGAGTAGGTACAGCGAGAAACCTTGGTGTTTCTTATTCCAAAGGAAATTATATCTACTTTATAGATCCGGATGATTATTTAGCAAAAGATGTGTTAAAGACTTTATTGGAAAAAATAGAAAGTAATGATTTAGATATAATGACTTTTATATCTAAGCGAACAACTGATCAAACTTTGCAACATTCTGAAACAAAAAAACCTGAGTTGGGATTATCATCAATTTTAAATGGTGAAAGCTATATAGCAGAGAATAATTATAAGAATGAAGTATGGTGGTATATAATCAAGAGAGAATTTTTACTAGACTCAAAAATTAAATTTATTGAAGGTAGATGGATGGAAGATGCTATTTTAACAGCAAGACTTTTTTTGAAAGCTAATAGAATGGCACATTTTTCGATTGATGCGCATAGGCATTTAATTATTGAAGGTTCTGCAATGAGAAATAAAGAGCCTTCGCATTACATAAAAGTTATTGATGATAATAAGAATGCTGCATTAGTATTTGAAACTTTAATTCAAAGCCTTATAAAAAAAAATGCAAATTCTAGCTGTATAAAACGATTGAAGACTAGACAACAATCTTTTATCTTTTTTTTAATGGTAAGAATGCTAAAGTCTACTATAAACTTAAAGCAAGTTAAAACTACAATTTATGAAATATCTAAAACAAATGCTTATCCATTAAATATATTCCCAGGAAATGATTATCAAGGAATTCGGTATACCTTATTAACAAGATTATTCAATCATAAGCGAGCATACTACTTTATCTTCAGGTTTTTCAACCCTATTTTAAAAAATAAAAAAGGTGTTTATCTTTTAATAATTATAAGATGA
- a CDS encoding YbaB/EbfC family nucleoid-associated protein: MFGDMMGMMSKLKEAKKKVEETKERLHTVLIEEISLDNKLKVTITANRSIKAIDIDDALLSDKDMLEDYLILTLNKAIEKATNINETEIAAVAKEEMPNIPGMDMFK; encoded by the coding sequence ATGTTTGGAGATATGATGGGAATGATGAGTAAATTGAAAGAAGCCAAAAAAAAAGTTGAAGAAACAAAAGAACGTTTACATACGGTTTTAATTGAAGAAATTAGTTTAGATAATAAGCTAAAAGTAACAATAACGGCAAATAGAAGTATCAAAGCTATAGACATAGATGATGCCTTACTAAGCGATAAAGATATGCTTGAAGATTACCTCATACTAACCTTGAATAAAGCTATAGAAAAAGCAACGAACATTAATGAAACTGAAATTGCTGCCGTAGCAAAAGAAGAAATGCCTAATATTCCTGGTATGGATATGTTTAAATAG